Proteins encoded within one genomic window of Candidatus Syntrophocurvum alkaliphilum:
- a CDS encoding N-acetylmuramoyl-L-alanine amidase family protein, translated as MIKVGIDPGHGGSDSGAVGVRGYREKDIVLSIAKEVESHLKQNSIKTVMTRTEDKYVSLNERTRILNDSKVDICLSIHANASTNRDADYISTFIYTARGEAESLAYLIQKEMVNELGWQDGGVRIKNLHILRETNMPAILLECGFITNLKQERKLIQQDTKKNLAKAMVAGILSHYNLAQNTKPQNSDLPSNNKDEINQKIKEFENNLLNKKRETAEKNETIKRILNLAEKSLQ; from the coding sequence ATGATAAAGGTAGGTATTGACCCTGGTCATGGAGGAAGTGATTCAGGGGCAGTAGGGGTACGCGGGTATAGAGAAAAAGATATTGTTCTTTCTATAGCTAAAGAAGTTGAATCTCACCTGAAACAGAATTCTATAAAAACTGTAATGACTAGAACTGAAGATAAGTATGTTAGTCTTAATGAAAGAACTCGAATATTAAATGACTCTAAAGTAGATATCTGTCTTTCTATTCATGCTAATGCATCGACAAACCGAGATGCTGACTATATTTCTACATTTATTTATACAGCTAGAGGTGAAGCGGAATCTCTAGCTTATTTAATTCAAAAAGAAATGGTGAATGAATTAGGTTGGCAAGATGGTGGGGTTAGAATAAAAAATTTGCATATTTTAAGAGAGACAAACATGCCAGCTATATTATTAGAATGTGGATTTATAACTAATCTAAAACAAGAAAGAAAACTTATACAACAAGATACTAAAAAAAACTTAGCTAAGGCTATGGTTGCGGGAATTTTATCGCATTATAATTTGGCTCAAAATACTAAACCCCAAAATAGCGATTTACCTAGTAATAACAAAGATGAAATTAATCAAAAGATTAAAGAGTTTGAAAACAACTTGCTAAACAAGAAAAGAGAAACTGCTGAAAAAAACGAAACTATAAAACGTATACTAAATTTAGCTGAAAAATCCTTACAATAA
- the uppP gene encoding undecaprenyl-diphosphatase UppP, with protein sequence MTYIEAIIFGIVQGITEFLPISSTAHIIITEHLLGYHFPGLTFEIYLHLASVLAVIIYFRKDLINVVTGFFAYLINKSANHRTQFMFGIYILIATIITGTLGIVLKGVIQDAMKTPTFIGVSLMITGTFLIIIERFRQYGERRIENMTYLDSIIVGLGQTLAVLPGISRSGSTLVTGLWVGLSRDTAVRYSFLLAIPVILGSSVLVIGDLSNEMWSVIGLGPLIVSFVVTFIFSWIGIVWLIDFLKRSKLIYFAIYCFTVAILLILFMDPNVVMDI encoded by the coding sequence ATGACTTATATTGAAGCTATTATTTTTGGCATTGTACAAGGTATTACTGAATTTTTACCTATATCAAGTACTGCCCATATAATTATTACAGAACACCTTTTAGGTTATCATTTTCCTGGTTTAACATTTGAAATTTATTTGCATTTAGCCTCAGTATTAGCAGTAATAATTTATTTCAGAAAGGATTTAATTAATGTTGTTACTGGTTTTTTTGCTTATTTAATTAACAAGTCAGCTAACCATCGTACACAATTTATGTTTGGCATTTATATTTTAATAGCCACTATTATAACCGGAACACTAGGCATAGTATTAAAGGGCGTAATTCAAGATGCCATGAAAACACCTACATTTATCGGAGTTTCCTTAATGATAACAGGTACTTTTCTTATTATTATTGAACGATTTCGCCAATATGGTGAAAGAAGAATTGAAAATATGACATATCTAGATTCTATTATTGTCGGTTTGGGACAAACATTAGCAGTTTTACCCGGCATCTCTCGATCAGGTTCAACTTTAGTAACTGGACTTTGGGTTGGTTTATCTAGAGATACAGCAGTAAGGTACTCTTTTTTGCTAGCTATACCAGTTATATTAGGTTCATCAGTTTTAGTAATCGGTGACTTATCTAATGAAATGTGGTCTGTTATTGGATTAGGTCCACTTATAGTCTCATTTGTTGTTACTTTTATCTTTTCATGGATTGGAATAGTTTGGCTTATTGATTTTTTAAAACGCAGTAAGCTTATTTATTTTGCAATATACTGCTTTACAGTAGCAATTCTTTTAATTCTATTTATGGATCCTAATGTGGTTATGGACATATAG
- the msrA gene encoding peptide-methionine (S)-S-oxide reductase MsrA, with amino-acid sequence MAHESNEYQTATFAGGCFWCMVEPFKKLEGVIDVISGYTGGHVKNPDYEDVTTGYSGHYESVQVIYDPAKINYSDLLDVFWRQIDPTDEFGQFGDRGDQYRTAIFYHDEEQREVAKKSKNRLEELNLFNYPIATEIIAAQPFYKAEEHHQNYYAKNSGHYEFYKKGSGREDFINKAWGNIDEKLEELNEHRFLVTQKNETEKPYKYWDN; translated from the coding sequence ATGGCTCATGAAAGCAATGAATACCAAACAGCCACTTTTGCCGGAGGATGTTTTTGGTGTATGGTTGAACCTTTTAAAAAGTTAGAGGGTGTTATAGATGTAATTAGTGGTTATACAGGGGGGCATGTTAAAAATCCTGATTACGAAGATGTAACAACAGGTTATTCTGGGCACTATGAATCAGTTCAAGTTATTTATGACCCAGCCAAAATAAACTATTCAGATTTGTTAGATGTTTTTTGGAGACAAATTGACCCAACTGATGAATTTGGCCAGTTTGGTGATAGAGGGGACCAGTATAGAACAGCAATTTTTTATCACGATGAGGAACAAAGGGAAGTTGCTAAAAAATCGAAAAATAGGTTAGAAGAATTAAATTTATTTAATTATCCTATTGCTACAGAAATAATAGCTGCTCAGCCTTTTTATAAGGCAGAAGAACACCACCAAAATTATTATGCAAAAAATTCGGGTCATTATGAATTTTACAAAAAAGGATCTGGAAGAGAAGATTTTATTAACAAAGCATGGGGAAACATTGATGAAAAATTAGAGGAATTAAATGAACATCGGTTTTTGGTCACACAAAAAAATGAAACTGAAAAACCATATAAATATTGGGATAATTGA
- a CDS encoding MBL fold metallo-hydrolase: MKRISDNVIVLGNGFLNYYIVGNKEAAIIECGISAGVELFKKDWVQLQEKPNIKYILAMHSHFDHVCGIPSLKELFPDAKVVASEVCKKLLSKERIVKAMFQGDSITTDSYIKNELLENKPVSRDIEEINVDMIVKDGDCINLDNELTLEILETPGHSPCSISAYLANDKVMFVSDATGYKAEDGKFSPVFFQDYDTYLNTINRLKSYPTQVLGVAHGDIPTGNAVNSFYQESLKAAYEAFDTISNKLKDGYSEQELAEEMYNIYIKGALALYPKEMMLGSMHLLIKNVKAKLE; this comes from the coding sequence ATGAAAAGAATTTCAGATAATGTTATTGTCCTAGGTAATGGTTTTTTAAATTATTACATAGTGGGTAATAAAGAAGCTGCAATTATTGAATGTGGAATTAGTGCTGGTGTTGAACTATTTAAAAAAGACTGGGTTCAACTACAAGAAAAGCCTAATATTAAATATATTCTTGCAATGCATTCACATTTTGACCATGTTTGTGGTATTCCTTCTTTAAAAGAACTATTTCCTGATGCTAAAGTTGTAGCTAGTGAGGTATGTAAAAAACTCCTTTCAAAAGAGCGTATTGTTAAAGCTATGTTCCAAGGTGACAGTATAACTACAGATTCTTATATAAAAAATGAACTATTAGAAAATAAACCAGTTAGTAGAGACATAGAAGAAATTAATGTAGATATGATAGTAAAAGATGGTGATTGTATTAATCTAGATAATGAATTAACTCTAGAAATACTTGAAACTCCAGGTCACAGTCCTTGTTCGATATCAGCTTATTTAGCTAATGATAAAGTTATGTTTGTATCTGATGCAACTGGCTATAAAGCAGAAGATGGAAAGTTTTCTCCAGTATTTTTCCAAGATTATGATACTTATTTAAATACTATAAATAGGCTAAAATCATATCCAACCCAAGTACTAGGAGTTGCTCATGGAGATATACCTACAGGCAATGCAGTAAACTCCTTCTACCAGGAGAGCCTAAAAGCTGCCTATGAAGCATTTGATACAATAAGTAATAAATTAAAAGATGGTTATAGTGAACAAGAGTTAGCAGAAGAGATGTATAACATATACATAAAAGGTGCTCTTGCTCTTTATCCTAAAGAAATGATGTTAGGATCAATGCATCTATTGATCAAAAATGTTAAAGCCAAATTAGAGTAG
- a CDS encoding HD-GYP domain-containing protein has translation MRRVFIDNLKPGMEVARRIYSSDSRILINAGIKLTEAYIQRLKQMGIASVYIIDEAFGDVENAPDVVSEQTRLKTAKIVKDGFNLIEQERKINIKSVQNTVNNIIDELLSNLNILVNLTDIRAFDDYTFGHSVNVCILSVMTAMTLGYNNLKLKELGMGALLHDIGKTQVDKSILTKNDDLTPEEFEEVKKHAEYGFKLLKNYDDISLLSAHIAYQHHERWDGNGYPRKLQGEEIHEYARIVGVADVYDALLSDRPYRPAYSIKQSIDVLNRMKGIYLDEKCVDALISNIAIYPLGSIVQLNTGDYGIVVDINKTTPSKPIIRVVYKNDGLKIANPHEVDLSKMTRILITRVLNEKEINQIKNLDD, from the coding sequence ATGAGAAGAGTTTTTATTGATAATTTAAAACCTGGAATGGAAGTAGCAAGACGAATTTATAGTAGTGATAGCCGTATTCTCATAAATGCTGGAATTAAATTAACTGAGGCATACATACAGCGCTTAAAACAGATGGGCATTGCCTCTGTATATATTATTGATGAAGCATTTGGTGATGTAGAAAACGCACCTGATGTAGTATCCGAGCAAACAAGATTAAAGACAGCCAAAATTGTAAAAGATGGTTTTAATTTAATAGAACAAGAACGTAAAATTAATATAAAGTCAGTACAAAATACTGTTAATAACATAATTGACGAACTTTTATCTAATCTAAATATATTAGTTAATTTAACAGATATAAGAGCATTTGATGATTATACATTTGGTCATTCGGTTAATGTTTGTATACTTTCAGTAATGACAGCTATGACTTTGGGTTATAATAACCTTAAACTTAAAGAATTAGGAATGGGTGCACTACTTCATGATATTGGTAAAACACAGGTAGATAAATCAATTTTAACAAAAAATGATGATTTAACCCCAGAAGAATTTGAAGAAGTTAAAAAGCACGCCGAATATGGTTTTAAATTACTCAAAAATTATGATGATATCTCTTTACTATCAGCTCATATAGCTTATCAACATCATGAACGTTGGGATGGTAATGGCTATCCACGAAAACTCCAAGGAGAAGAAATACATGAATATGCTCGTATTGTGGGAGTAGCTGATGTATATGATGCTTTGCTTTCTGATAGACCTTACCGCCCTGCATATTCTATTAAGCAATCTATCGATGTGTTAAATAGGATGAAAGGCATTTATTTAGATGAAAAATGTGTTGATGCTTTAATTTCTAATATTGCAATTTATCCTTTAGGAAGTATCGTTCAACTTAACACAGGTGATTATGGTATTGTTGTGGATATAAATAAAACTACACCTAGTAAACCAATTATAAGAGTTGTATATAAAAATGATGGTTTGAAAATTGCTAATCCACATGAGGTAGATTTATCAAAAATGACAAGAATATTAATAACTCGTGTTTTAAATGAAAAAGAGATAAACCAAATAAAAAACTTAGATGACTAA
- a CDS encoding REP-associated tyrosine transposase, which yields MPRQPRVKSESGIYHVMLRGVRKQDIFHDDEDCLRFLTTIKRYKKQSQINVYGWCLMGNHVHLLLKEGNENISTTMKRIGVSYVWFYNQKYKTVGHLFQDRYKSEQIETDEYLLTVIRYIHQNPVKAGFAKTPASWRWSSCFGYYGKEYEPVALLDDQLILGLFAHNQTVARDEFKDFNEIKNDDQCLDDKYIKKLTDEEALQEINKLQLGLDLEAIKKLPKTKRNVIISQIKTIEGLTQRQIARILNISENVIFKA from the coding sequence GTGCCACGTCAACCTAGAGTCAAAAGTGAAAGCGGGATATATCATGTAATGTTACGCGGAGTAAGGAAACAAGATATTTTTCATGATGACGAGGACTGCTTAAGATTTCTTACTACAATCAAAAGATACAAAAAGCAGTCACAGATAAATGTATATGGATGGTGTCTAATGGGAAACCATGTACATTTGCTATTGAAAGAAGGTAATGAAAATATAAGTACAACAATGAAAAGAATAGGGGTAAGTTATGTCTGGTTTTATAACCAAAAATATAAAACAGTAGGTCACTTATTTCAAGATAGATACAAAAGTGAACAAATTGAGACTGATGAGTATTTATTAACGGTAATTCGCTATATACACCAAAATCCCGTAAAAGCAGGTTTTGCAAAAACACCAGCGAGTTGGAGATGGAGTAGTTGTTTTGGTTATTATGGAAAAGAATACGAACCAGTTGCACTACTTGATGACCAATTAATATTAGGTTTATTTGCACATAATCAAACTGTAGCAAGAGATGAATTTAAGGATTTTAATGAAATAAAAAATGATGACCAATGTCTTGATGATAAATATATTAAAAAATTAACTGATGAAGAAGCTTTACAGGAAATAAACAAATTACAGTTAGGGTTAGATTTAGAAGCAATAAAAAAATTACCAAAAACAAAACGAAACGTAATTATATCTCAAATTAAAACTATTGAAGGATTAACCCAAAGGCAAATAGCTCGAATTCTTAATATATCGGAAAATGTAATTTTTAAAGCTTAA
- a CDS encoding restriction endonuclease, which yields MNVFTAVFLSFVAIIFINLAEKAYTLIKAEVDRRENQTKLKYGLLSKKDIYNLEPYEFELWCANFLEKLDYSSVEVTTEHYDGGKDIICEKDGEKVYVECKRYAYKGIYYNEISRDIIQKLVGAMVGDGIRKGIIMTTSKVSDRSREYINKLPPEYQIKVLDGDELIKLQWKIRTEELSTPLSDEPLPNV from the coding sequence ATGAATGTTTTTACTGCTGTCTTTCTATCATTTGTAGCTATTATTTTTATAAATTTAGCTGAAAAAGCTTATACCCTAATAAAGGCTGAAGTTGATAGGCGAGAAAACCAAACAAAATTAAAATATGGTCTATTGTCCAAAAAAGATATATATAACCTAGAACCTTATGAGTTTGAACTTTGGTGTGCAAATTTTCTTGAAAAGCTAGATTATTCATCTGTGGAAGTAACCACGGAACATTATGATGGAGGAAAAGATATTATCTGTGAAAAAGATGGTGAAAAAGTATATGTAGAATGTAAAAGATATGCTTATAAAGGTATTTATTATAACGAAATATCTCGAGATATTATACAGAAACTGGTTGGGGCTATGGTTGGAGATGGCATAAGAAAAGGAATAATAATGACAACCAGCAAAGTATCCGATCGCTCTAGAGAGTACATAAATAAGCTACCACCTGAATACCAAATCAAAGTACTAGATGGAGATGAATTAATTAAACTACAGTGGAAAATTCGTACTGAAGAACTATCAACTCCATTGTCAGACGAACCTTTACCAAATGTTTAG
- the recQ gene encoding DNA helicase RecQ, whose protein sequence is MESALAAMAQYFGYQDFKPGQREIIDGILDSRDVIGVMPTGGGKSLCYQLPGLVLSGITLVISPLIALMKDQVDALNNQGVPASFINSSLNLSEIQARLKLAYNGEVKLLYIAPERLDSKDFTRLLYNLPISLIAIDEAHCVSQWGHDFRPSYLNIRSWIEAMKNRPVVAAFTATATTRVRQDIIENLGLKQPKTIINSFNRPNLYFAVNKGVDRIRYISNYIDKHPNQSGIIYAATRKEVENIFEQLLTKNYSVAKYHAGLKTEERTKNQEDFLHDRIKVMIATNAFGMGIDKSNISFVIHHNMPRHLEAYYQEAGRAGRDGQPAECILLYHPSDIQIQKYFIENANLAEKRKISEYEKLKNIIDYCHSPRCLRENILKYFGELSTSDNCDNCANCKEQEIVDITIEAQKIFSCIIRMREQYGSKIIAAVLKGSQQKRVFELGFEKLSTYGIMNNLTMPQITEYINILAAEDFLTITNGQYPVVKMKSKALPVLRGQEKILIRRPKATETTVYENELFEALRNLRQEIAQQQGVPPYVIFADKTLWEMCEYLPLNVEAMLCINGVGQVKFERYGEKFLEIIKNYTEANLQGSIENSQNNDTSIESTNSKTKKKTKESKTPTHVLSWQMYQEGKSLSDISKVRELKITTIEEHIIKAVQNGYSVEWYDFITPETEAKVLEKVNTIGVEKLKPIKESLPDKISYFDIKIALLKNELKK, encoded by the coding sequence ATGGAGTCTGCACTAGCGGCAATGGCTCAGTATTTTGGTTACCAAGATTTTAAACCAGGACAAAGAGAGATAATAGATGGAATTTTAGATTCTCGTGATGTTATAGGTGTGATGCCTACAGGTGGAGGAAAATCACTTTGCTATCAATTACCGGGTTTGGTTTTATCCGGGATAACTTTGGTGATATCTCCTTTGATTGCATTAATGAAGGATCAAGTAGATGCACTTAATAATCAAGGGGTACCTGCATCTTTTATTAATAGTTCATTGAACTTAAGTGAAATACAAGCACGCTTAAAGCTAGCATATAATGGTGAAGTTAAACTATTATATATTGCTCCAGAACGCTTAGATTCAAAAGACTTTACTAGATTACTTTATAACCTTCCTATTTCTTTAATAGCAATTGATGAAGCGCATTGTGTATCACAATGGGGGCATGATTTTAGACCAAGTTATTTAAATATTAGATCATGGATTGAAGCAATGAAAAATCGACCAGTGGTAGCAGCTTTTACTGCTACGGCTACTACTCGTGTACGTCAAGATATTATAGAAAACTTAGGGCTTAAACAGCCTAAAACTATAATTAATAGCTTTAATCGCCCTAATCTTTACTTTGCCGTTAATAAGGGAGTAGATCGAATAAGGTATATTAGTAATTATATAGATAAGCATCCTAATCAGTCAGGGATAATTTATGCTGCAACACGTAAAGAGGTTGAAAATATTTTTGAACAACTACTAACAAAAAATTATTCGGTAGCAAAATACCATGCAGGTTTAAAAACTGAAGAAAGAACTAAAAATCAAGAAGACTTTTTACATGATCGTATTAAAGTAATGATAGCAACAAATGCATTTGGCATGGGGATAGATAAATCAAATATTAGTTTTGTTATTCACCATAACATGCCCAGGCACCTAGAAGCTTACTATCAAGAAGCTGGTCGTGCAGGACGTGATGGGCAACCGGCAGAATGCATTCTTTTATACCATCCTTCAGACATACAAATACAAAAATATTTTATAGAAAATGCAAACTTAGCCGAAAAAAGAAAAATATCGGAATACGAAAAACTAAAAAACATAATTGATTACTGTCATAGTCCCCGTTGTCTAAGGGAAAACATATTGAAATATTTCGGTGAATTAAGTACAAGTGATAATTGCGATAATTGTGCTAATTGTAAAGAGCAGGAAATAGTGGATATTACCATAGAAGCACAAAAGATTTTCTCTTGTATAATTAGAATGAGAGAACAATATGGCAGCAAAATTATTGCTGCTGTTCTAAAAGGTTCCCAACAAAAAAGAGTATTTGAGCTAGGGTTTGAAAAATTGTCGACTTATGGAATTATGAATAACCTCACAATGCCTCAAATTACCGAGTATATTAACATTCTAGCTGCTGAGGATTTTTTAACCATTACTAATGGGCAATACCCAGTAGTTAAAATGAAATCAAAAGCCTTACCAGTACTTAGAGGACAAGAGAAAATTCTTATTAGACGTCCAAAAGCAACTGAGACTACAGTTTATGAAAACGAACTTTTTGAAGCACTTCGTAATTTGCGTCAGGAAATAGCGCAACAACAAGGTGTTCCACCTTATGTTATATTTGCAGACAAAACATTGTGGGAAATGTGTGAGTATCTACCCCTCAATGTAGAAGCTATGTTATGTATTAATGGAGTAGGTCAAGTAAAATTTGAAAGATATGGTGAAAAATTTTTAGAAATCATAAAAAATTATACAGAAGCTAACTTACAAGGTTCAATTGAAAATTCTCAAAACAATGACACCTCAATAGAATCAACTAATTCTAAAACCAAAAAGAAAACTAAAGAATCTAAAACTCCAACTCATGTACTATCATGGCAGATGTACCAAGAAGGTAAAAGTTTATCAGATATATCAAAAGTACGGGAATTAAAAATTACAACCATAGAAGAGCATATTATAAAAGCTGTTCAAAATGGCTATAGTGTGGAATGGTACGATTTTATTACTCCTGAAACTGAAGCAAAAGTTTTAGAAAAGGTCAACACCATAGGAGTTGAAAAATTAAAGCCAATTAAAGAGTCTTTACCTGATAAAATAAGTTATTTTGATATTAAGATTGCACTCTTAAAAAATGAACTAAAAAAATAA
- a CDS encoding 3D domain-containing protein, producing MNKKNHIYIGILLVIFILGTTLAYENLASKNGDNIPQDNEETILANKDEEINNNKNDEKEVETSEEKEKKDLPTSTDNKNNEQPVNNPEEIVADDTPKKVKEKPTNEEPGYRTMTMVATAYTDCHEENYPWGGYPSYIGLPLDRGIVAVDPDVIPMETKLYIEGYGEGIAADQGGAIKGNRIDVFMWTKEEAYEWGIREVEVKIYDQ from the coding sequence TTGAATAAAAAAAATCATATTTATATTGGTATTTTATTGGTTATCTTTATACTAGGAACAACATTAGCATATGAAAACCTTGCTTCTAAGAATGGCGATAATATTCCACAAGACAATGAGGAAACTATCCTAGCAAATAAGGATGAAGAAATTAATAACAACAAAAATGATGAAAAAGAAGTAGAAACTAGTGAAGAGAAAGAGAAAAAAGATTTACCTACAAGTACAGACAATAAAAATAATGAACAACCCGTAAATAATCCAGAGGAAATAGTAGCTGATGATACACCTAAAAAAGTTAAAGAAAAACCAACCAATGAAGAACCTGGGTATAGAACAATGACCATGGTAGCAACTGCTTATACTGATTGCCACGAAGAAAATTATCCGTGGGGTGGTTATCCCTCATATATAGGACTGCCTCTTGATAGAGGAATTGTAGCTGTAGACCCAGATGTTATACCAATGGAAACAAAACTTTACATCGAAGGTTATGGAGAAGGTATTGCTGCTGACCAAGGTGGCGCAATAAAGGGAAATAGAATAGATGTATTTATGTGGACCAAAGAAGAAGCCTATGAATGGGGTATCAGAGAAGTAGAAGTAAAAATCTACGATCAATAG